A single region of the Chrysoperla carnea chromosome 5, inChrCarn1.1, whole genome shotgun sequence genome encodes:
- the LOC123300961 gene encoding long-chain-fatty-acid--CoA ligase 1 isoform X1, which yields MVFGLKLPTIMNITGIMEEMDQYMHYVGGPAGAIALTGVAAASAFYLVSRPSSEKPLVDLMCQSRQLPGAELIRVSKFYKDSKEGKFVSYLYEDTRTLYDCFRRGSKESNDGPCLGWREKPTTPYQWLHYNEALLRAKNFGSGLVALGLIPGANTFLGIYSQNCPEWIIAEHGAYSYSMAIVPLYDTLGPDSCAYIIKQTEINVVVCEDDAKCNMLLDKAPMCLRKLIVIKETRPATNQRARNRGVEIIRFSDVEYMGAQKDNDEQPPRGEDLCTVCYTSGTTGNPKGVMLTHENVVASLCAVILQMGEHRPKSSDVLMSFLPLAHMLERCCENAMLMVGGSIGYFKGDIRNLSEDMKALKPTMVPAVPRLLNRIYDKVHAEIANSFVKKLLFNMALKAKESEIKRGVIRNNSFWDKVVFRKVQEGMGGQVRLMLVGSAPLAGNVLTFIRCAMGCLVMEGYGQTECTAPISLTVQGDHVPEHVGPPVACCCIKLVDVPEMEYYAHAGQGEVCVKGKNVFKGYYKDPEHTALTIDEQGWHHTGDVGMWLPNGTLKIIDRKKHIFKLSQGEYIIPEKIENIYSRSQYVNQVFVHGESLKSCIIAVVVPDVDVIKCWASENNIQGTFSVLCAHPEVKKLIMDDMLSWGKQASLKSFEQVKDIYLHPDPFSVQNGLLTPTFKSKRPEIRSYFKPQIEDMYAKLT from the exons GGTGCAGAATTAATTCGagtatccaaattttataaagattctaAAGAGGGAAAATTTGTAAGCTATTTATATGAAGATACCCGAACACTTTATGATTGTTTTCGAAGAGGTTCTAAAGAATCAA ATGATGGTCCATGTTTAGGTTGGCGTGAAAAACCAACAACACCATACCAATGGTTACACTACAATGAAGCATTATTGcgtgcaaaaaattttggctCAGGATTGGTTGCCTTAGGTTTAATACCGGGTGCTAATACATTTTTAGGTATATATTCACAAAATTGCCCGGAATGGATTATTGCCGAACATGGAGCGTATTCATATAGTATGGCTATTGTACCATTATATGATACACTTGGACCCGATTCATGcgcttatattattaaacaaa cTGAAATAAATGTAGTTGTATGTGAGGATGATGCAAAATGCAATATGTTACTTGACAAAGCTCCAATGTGCCttagaaaattaattgtgaTAAAAGAAACAAGACCTGCAACAAATCAACGTGCAAGGAATCGTGGTGttgaaattattcgatttaGTGATGTTGAGTATATGGGTGCACAAAAGGATAATGATGAACAG CCGCCCAGAGGAGAAGATTTATGTACAGTATGTTATACCAGTGGTACAACGGGTAATCCAAAAGGTGTAATGTTGACACATGAAAATGTCGTTGCAAGTTTGTGTGCTGTTATTTTACAAATGGGTGAACATCGACCGAAAAGTTCTGATGTTTTAATGTCATTCCTACCGCTGGCGCACATGTTAGAACGATGTTGTGAG AATGCAATGTTAATGGTTGGGGGTTCAATAGGATATTTTAAGGGCGATATTCGTAATTTATCCGAGGACATGAAAGCGTTAAAACCAACAATGGTACCAGCAGTCCCTCGTCTATTAAATCGAATATACGACAAAGTTCATGCTGAAATTGCCaattcatttgtaaaaaaacttctttttaatATGGCATTAAAAGCAAAAGAAAGCGAGATCAAAAG AGGTGTCATACGAAATAACAGCTTTTGGGATAAAGTTGTTTTCCGTAAAGTTCAGGAGGGTATGGGCGGCCAAGTACGTTTAATGCTTGTAGGTTCAGCCCCGTTAGCTGGCAATGTACTTACATTCATCCGATGTGCAATGGGTTGCCTGGTTATGGAAGGTTATGGACAAACCGAATGTACAGCACCGATTTCATTAACTGTACAAGGTGATCATGTGCCCGAACATGTTGGACCTCCGGTAGCATGCTGTTGTATTAAATTGGTGGATGTCCCGGAAATGGAATATTATGCACATGCGGGTCAAGGAGAAGTTTGTGTTAAaggcaaaaatgtttttaaaggttATTATAAGGATCCCGAACATACAGCGCTAACAATTGATGAACAAGGTTGGCATCATACGGGCGATGTTGGTATGTGGTTGCCA aatggtacattaaaaataatcgacaggaaaaaacatatatttaaattatcacaAGGTGAATATATTATTcccgaaaaaattgaaaatatttactccAGATCTCAGTATGTTAATCAAGTATTTGTCCATGGTGAATCATTGaag TCCTGTATTATAGCCGTCGTTGTTCCCGATGTAGATGTTATAAAATGTTGGGCATCTGAAAATAATATTCAGGGAACATTTAGTGTATTATGTGCACATCCGGAAGTGAAAAAACTTATTATGGATGATATGTTATCGTGGGGAAAACAAGCAAGCCTAAAATCATTTGAACAG GTGAAAGATATTTATTTGCATCCGGATCCGTTCAGCGTCCAAAATGGATTATTAACACCAACATTTAAATCAAAACGTCCTGAAATTCGATCATACTTTAAACCACAAATCGAAGATATGTATGCTAAATTAACGTAA
- the LOC123300961 gene encoding long-chain-fatty-acid--CoA ligase 1 isoform X2, with amino-acid sequence MPCCGCCCRFQEPIHIPINLADQSDAIKGAELIRVSKFYKDSKEGKFVSYLYEDTRTLYDCFRRGSKESNDGPCLGWREKPTTPYQWLHYNEALLRAKNFGSGLVALGLIPGANTFLGIYSQNCPEWIIAEHGAYSYSMAIVPLYDTLGPDSCAYIIKQTEINVVVCEDDAKCNMLLDKAPMCLRKLIVIKETRPATNQRARNRGVEIIRFSDVEYMGAQKDNDEQPPRGEDLCTVCYTSGTTGNPKGVMLTHENVVASLCAVILQMGEHRPKSSDVLMSFLPLAHMLERCCENAMLMVGGSIGYFKGDIRNLSEDMKALKPTMVPAVPRLLNRIYDKVHAEIANSFVKKLLFNMALKAKESEIKRGVIRNNSFWDKVVFRKVQEGMGGQVRLMLVGSAPLAGNVLTFIRCAMGCLVMEGYGQTECTAPISLTVQGDHVPEHVGPPVACCCIKLVDVPEMEYYAHAGQGEVCVKGKNVFKGYYKDPEHTALTIDEQGWHHTGDVGMWLPNGTLKIIDRKKHIFKLSQGEYIIPEKIENIYSRSQYVNQVFVHGESLKSCIIAVVVPDVDVIKCWASENNIQGTFSVLCAHPEVKKLIMDDMLSWGKQASLKSFEQVKDIYLHPDPFSVQNGLLTPTFKSKRPEIRSYFKPQIEDMYAKLT; translated from the exons atgccGTGCTGTGGTTGTTGCTGTCGATTTCAAGAACCAATTCATATTCCAATTAATTTAGCTGATCAATCTGATGCAATTAAA GGTGCAGAATTAATTCGagtatccaaattttataaagattctaAAGAGGGAAAATTTGTAAGCTATTTATATGAAGATACCCGAACACTTTATGATTGTTTTCGAAGAGGTTCTAAAGAATCAA ATGATGGTCCATGTTTAGGTTGGCGTGAAAAACCAACAACACCATACCAATGGTTACACTACAATGAAGCATTATTGcgtgcaaaaaattttggctCAGGATTGGTTGCCTTAGGTTTAATACCGGGTGCTAATACATTTTTAGGTATATATTCACAAAATTGCCCGGAATGGATTATTGCCGAACATGGAGCGTATTCATATAGTATGGCTATTGTACCATTATATGATACACTTGGACCCGATTCATGcgcttatattattaaacaaa cTGAAATAAATGTAGTTGTATGTGAGGATGATGCAAAATGCAATATGTTACTTGACAAAGCTCCAATGTGCCttagaaaattaattgtgaTAAAAGAAACAAGACCTGCAACAAATCAACGTGCAAGGAATCGTGGTGttgaaattattcgatttaGTGATGTTGAGTATATGGGTGCACAAAAGGATAATGATGAACAG CCGCCCAGAGGAGAAGATTTATGTACAGTATGTTATACCAGTGGTACAACGGGTAATCCAAAAGGTGTAATGTTGACACATGAAAATGTCGTTGCAAGTTTGTGTGCTGTTATTTTACAAATGGGTGAACATCGACCGAAAAGTTCTGATGTTTTAATGTCATTCCTACCGCTGGCGCACATGTTAGAACGATGTTGTGAG AATGCAATGTTAATGGTTGGGGGTTCAATAGGATATTTTAAGGGCGATATTCGTAATTTATCCGAGGACATGAAAGCGTTAAAACCAACAATGGTACCAGCAGTCCCTCGTCTATTAAATCGAATATACGACAAAGTTCATGCTGAAATTGCCaattcatttgtaaaaaaacttctttttaatATGGCATTAAAAGCAAAAGAAAGCGAGATCAAAAG AGGTGTCATACGAAATAACAGCTTTTGGGATAAAGTTGTTTTCCGTAAAGTTCAGGAGGGTATGGGCGGCCAAGTACGTTTAATGCTTGTAGGTTCAGCCCCGTTAGCTGGCAATGTACTTACATTCATCCGATGTGCAATGGGTTGCCTGGTTATGGAAGGTTATGGACAAACCGAATGTACAGCACCGATTTCATTAACTGTACAAGGTGATCATGTGCCCGAACATGTTGGACCTCCGGTAGCATGCTGTTGTATTAAATTGGTGGATGTCCCGGAAATGGAATATTATGCACATGCGGGTCAAGGAGAAGTTTGTGTTAAaggcaaaaatgtttttaaaggttATTATAAGGATCCCGAACATACAGCGCTAACAATTGATGAACAAGGTTGGCATCATACGGGCGATGTTGGTATGTGGTTGCCA aatggtacattaaaaataatcgacaggaaaaaacatatatttaaattatcacaAGGTGAATATATTATTcccgaaaaaattgaaaatatttactccAGATCTCAGTATGTTAATCAAGTATTTGTCCATGGTGAATCATTGaag TCCTGTATTATAGCCGTCGTTGTTCCCGATGTAGATGTTATAAAATGTTGGGCATCTGAAAATAATATTCAGGGAACATTTAGTGTATTATGTGCACATCCGGAAGTGAAAAAACTTATTATGGATGATATGTTATCGTGGGGAAAACAAGCAAGCCTAAAATCATTTGAACAG GTGAAAGATATTTATTTGCATCCGGATCCGTTCAGCGTCCAAAATGGATTATTAACACCAACATTTAAATCAAAACGTCCTGAAATTCGATCATACTTTAAACCACAAATCGAAGATATGTATGCTAAATTAACGTAA